The Paenibacillus uliginis N3/975 genome has a window encoding:
- a CDS encoding GNAT family N-acetyltransferase encodes MIRYRKPGQDDAAILQLIESQLVPLSNLSSKELDTIRKDIPTRLRRGVTLVASPNQEGNVIAFIHFMLHGELLYIDMLAVAPAAQRKRLGISLMKHAEGFALSRGCKRAKVMVDLGNQKGLSFYQKLGYSIVRIITPSQCYEMEKIW; translated from the coding sequence ATGATTCGCTACCGCAAACCCGGACAGGATGATGCGGCCATTTTACAATTAATTGAATCACAACTGGTCCCTTTATCCAACCTGAGTTCCAAGGAATTGGACACCATTCGTAAAGATATACCGACAAGACTCCGCCGGGGAGTTACACTGGTTGCTTCCCCCAATCAGGAAGGGAACGTAATCGCTTTTATCCATTTCATGCTTCATGGTGAGTTATTGTATATTGACATGCTAGCCGTTGCACCCGCTGCACAGCGGAAGCGCCTCGGAATCTCCTTGATGAAGCATGCTGAAGGTTTCGCATTATCACGCGGATGCAAACGGGCCAAAGTTATGGTGGACTTAGGAAACCAGAAAGGGCTCTCTTTTTACCAAAAGCTTGGCTATAGCATCGTCCGCATTATTACACCTAGCCAATGCTATGAAATGGAGAAGATTTGGTGA
- the rpmI gene encoding 50S ribosomal protein L35, with the protein MPKMKTHSSLKGRFKITGTGKVKRYKAYKNHLLSHKSKRAKRVLGTSPVMAPGDVKRLKQGLANLK; encoded by the coding sequence ATGCCTAAAATGAAAACACACAGCAGCCTGAAAGGCCGCTTTAAAATTACTGGTACTGGTAAAGTAAAACGTTACAAAGCTTACAAAAACCACTTGCTTTCCCACAAATCCAAGCGTGCGAAGCGTGTCCTCGGGACTAGCCCGGTTATGGCACCTGGAGATGTTAAACGTTTGAAGCAAGGCTTGGCTAACTTGAAATAG
- a CDS encoding MGDG synthase family glycosyltransferase: MVKKRVLLLSEGFGAGHTQAAHALSSSLRQLSPNVQTRVMELGSFLNPKMAPLIISAYRKTLTSQPRLIGYMYRHQKSFNRFTTLALHRIFYTSTKDVVRQLRPDVIVCTHFIPSAVISRLKRLGTNIPLCTVITDYDAHDTWISPEVDRYFVSTPEVKRKLLNRGVSHAKIQVTGIPIHPDFWEHPSKEEIREKFNLAAMPTVLVMGGGWGIMNDQVVHEYLTRWREEIQVIFCFGNNDKARIEMESNPRYRHPNIRIFGFTREVDKLMEVSDLLVTKPGGMTCTEGLAKGIPMLFHHPLPGQEEENFHYFIAQGLGEPISSLEVLGKWMNMLLNQYDEILMRRSRNLDNIQRYHPLQSARSIIDMLENEKVHS; this comes from the coding sequence GTGGTTAAAAAAAGAGTATTGCTGTTATCAGAGGGCTTCGGCGCTGGCCATACGCAGGCTGCTCACGCGCTCTCCAGCAGTCTACGTCAGTTATCTCCGAACGTTCAGACAAGAGTCATGGAGCTCGGAAGCTTTCTGAACCCCAAAATGGCTCCGTTGATTATTTCGGCCTATCGTAAGACCCTTACGTCCCAGCCGCGGCTGATTGGTTACATGTACCGGCATCAAAAGTCCTTTAACCGGTTCACTACCTTGGCACTGCACCGGATTTTTTATACAAGCACCAAAGATGTTGTTCGGCAGCTACGGCCCGACGTCATTGTATGCACCCATTTTATTCCCAGTGCTGTTATTTCACGGCTAAAGCGTTTAGGGACGAACATCCCCTTATGTACAGTCATAACAGATTATGATGCCCATGATACCTGGATCAGCCCGGAAGTCGATCGCTATTTCGTCTCTACACCGGAGGTCAAACGTAAGCTGCTAAACCGTGGTGTCTCCCATGCTAAAATCCAAGTCACCGGTATTCCTATTCATCCGGACTTCTGGGAACATCCTAGCAAAGAAGAAATCAGGGAGAAGTTTAATCTGGCCGCGATGCCTACAGTTCTCGTGATGGGAGGCGGCTGGGGCATAATGAATGACCAAGTCGTACATGAATATCTAACCAGGTGGCGTGAAGAAATACAGGTCATCTTTTGCTTCGGTAACAATGATAAAGCACGAATAGAAATGGAAAGCAACCCACGTTACCGCCATCCAAACATACGAATATTCGGCTTTACACGTGAAGTAGATAAACTGATGGAGGTTTCCGACCTGCTGGTAACCAAACCAGGTGGAATGACCTGCACGGAAGGTCTTGCGAAAGGAATTCCGATGCTGTTTCACCATCCGCTACCTGGGCAGGAAGAAGAGAACTTCCATTACTTCATCGCACAAGGTTTGGGAGAGCCAATCTCATCCCTTGAAGTACTCGGTAAATGGATGAATATGCTGCTCAACCAGTACGATGAAATCCTCATGCGGCGTTCGCGAAATTTAGACAACATTCAACGCTATCATCCACTGCAAAGTGCGAGGAGTATAATCGACATGCTGGAAAATGAAAAGGTGCACTCCTGA
- a CDS encoding glycosyltransferase family 2 protein: protein MIDAIFVALQLFLVVIGVYQFTFSLFGLVKKKKKKHFEPTKSFAVLVAAHNEEQVVGALMENLKQLNYPKDLYEVFVICDNCTDRTADIVREHGMNACVRTNQNLRGKGYAIEWMLKELWAMPRQYDAVVMFDADNLAHPDFLIEMNDDLCSGAKVIQGYIDTKNPEDSWITAAYGVSYWYINRLWQMSRHNLNMANFLGGTGMCFETNLLKEMGWGATSLVEDLEFTMRSVMRGVYPKFNYDAKVFDEKPLTFKASARQRLRWMQGHFTVARRYFFPLLWRAIKERSIVKLDLALYGINVYIVLLTFILTAVIWVDNSFFDGPNIANLFGYLPFWLSFAAIAANIFTFMMALILEKVTFKKVYAYLVLFPIYLLSWYPITVYAFFTQNNKTWSHTEHTRVVRLEEVQSKQG from the coding sequence ATGATAGACGCCATTTTTGTCGCGCTCCAATTGTTTTTGGTCGTGATTGGTGTGTACCAGTTTACATTCTCTTTATTCGGGTTGGTCAAGAAAAAGAAAAAGAAGCATTTTGAACCGACAAAGTCATTTGCAGTGCTCGTAGCGGCCCATAATGAAGAACAGGTTGTTGGAGCTTTGATGGAAAACCTGAAGCAGCTAAACTATCCTAAAGATCTATACGAAGTGTTCGTTATTTGCGATAACTGTACAGACCGGACGGCTGATATTGTCCGTGAACACGGAATGAATGCTTGTGTCCGCACGAACCAGAATCTTCGCGGGAAAGGCTATGCCATCGAATGGATGTTGAAAGAGTTGTGGGCAATGCCTCGTCAGTACGACGCGGTCGTTATGTTTGACGCCGACAATCTGGCGCATCCGGATTTCCTGATTGAAATGAACGACGATCTCTGCTCTGGAGCGAAAGTTATCCAGGGATATATCGATACCAAGAATCCTGAGGACTCTTGGATTACGGCTGCTTACGGTGTGTCCTATTGGTACATTAACCGTCTGTGGCAGATGTCCCGTCACAATCTAAACATGGCGAACTTCCTCGGCGGTACTGGTATGTGCTTTGAGACCAATCTGCTGAAGGAAATGGGCTGGGGAGCAACCAGCTTGGTTGAGGATTTGGAGTTTACAATGCGCAGTGTCATGCGCGGCGTTTATCCAAAGTTTAACTATGACGCCAAAGTTTTTGACGAGAAGCCTTTGACATTCAAGGCTTCGGCAAGACAACGTCTGCGCTGGATGCAGGGACACTTTACGGTTGCGCGCCGTTATTTCTTTCCACTGCTCTGGCGTGCTATTAAAGAACGCAGCATCGTAAAGCTGGATCTCGCACTGTACGGAATCAACGTATATATTGTTCTGCTCACGTTCATTCTGACTGCCGTGATATGGGTTGACAATTCTTTCTTTGATGGTCCCAATATCGCTAACTTGTTTGGTTATCTGCCATTTTGGCTCAGCTTTGCTGCGATTGCCGCGAATATCTTCACTTTCATGATGGCTCTGATCTTGGAGAAGGTGACTTTCAAGAAAGTTTACGCTTATCTTGTACTGTTCCCGATATATCTGCTGTCCTGGTATCCGATCACCGTATATGCTTTCTTCACGCAAAATAACAAGACGTGGAGTCATACAGAGCATACACGCGTGGTACGCCTGGAAGAAGTGCAGAGCAAGCAGGGCTAA
- the ilvB gene encoding biosynthetic-type acetolactate synthase large subunit, translating to MSAQTPEVRSTEQLREKWMKPEVITGSEILLRSLLLEGVECVFGYPGGAVLYIYDAMYGFEDFKHVLTRHEQGAIHAADGYARASGKVGVCIATSGPGATNLVTGIATAFMDSVPMVVITGNVATTLIGTDAFQEADITGITMPITKHSYLVRDVEDLPRVIHEAFHIASTGRKGPVLIDIPKDVSAAKTLFKPGESLNLRGYNPRTVPNRLQLDKLCRAIEDAECPMIIAGGGVIYSGAHEALHEFVKRTQIPITTTLLGLGAFPSGHELWTGMPGMHGTYTSNHAIQKCDLLINIGARFDDRVTGKLDGFAPNAKIVHIDIDPAEIGKNVPTDIPIVGDCKTVLEMINPDVPAAMKADAWRDQIRKWKAEYPYKYTDSDEVLKPQWVIEMLNDTTDGEAIVTTDVGQHQMWSAQYYKFNQPRSWITSGGLGTMGFGFPSAIGAQMAHPDRLVISINGDGGMQMCSQELAICAINNIPVKIVVINNQVLGMVRQWQELIYDNRYSHIDLSGSPDFVKLAEAYGVKGLRATTKEEARAAWAEALETPGPVLIDFVVEKGENVYPMVTQGSTIDQMLMGDA from the coding sequence ATGAGCGCGCAAACTCCAGAAGTGCGGTCTACAGAACAATTACGAGAGAAATGGATGAAGCCCGAAGTGATTACCGGATCGGAAATCTTGCTTCGGAGCCTTCTTTTGGAAGGTGTCGAGTGCGTCTTCGGATATCCGGGAGGAGCCGTACTGTATATTTACGACGCCATGTATGGATTTGAGGATTTCAAGCATGTCCTGACCCGTCATGAGCAAGGCGCCATTCATGCGGCTGACGGATATGCCCGGGCAAGCGGCAAAGTCGGTGTTTGTATTGCAACGTCAGGCCCTGGAGCAACAAACCTCGTGACTGGTATTGCTACAGCTTTTATGGATTCGGTCCCAATGGTAGTCATTACCGGTAACGTAGCAACAACCCTGATCGGAACGGACGCCTTCCAGGAAGCCGACATTACTGGCATTACGATGCCGATAACGAAGCACAGTTACCTGGTCCGGGATGTGGAGGATCTGCCGCGGGTCATCCATGAAGCCTTTCATATCGCATCCACAGGACGTAAGGGACCTGTACTGATTGACATTCCGAAGGACGTATCGGCGGCCAAGACACTGTTCAAACCAGGTGAAAGCCTTAACCTGAGAGGATATAATCCTCGAACGGTTCCTAACCGTTTGCAGCTTGATAAACTGTGCCGGGCCATTGAGGATGCGGAATGCCCAATGATCATTGCCGGCGGCGGCGTTATCTACTCGGGAGCACACGAAGCGCTGCATGAATTCGTGAAGCGAACACAAATTCCGATCACAACCACGCTTCTTGGACTCGGTGCTTTCCCAAGCGGACACGAGCTGTGGACGGGAATGCCGGGGATGCACGGGACGTATACTTCCAATCATGCCATTCAGAAATGTGACCTGCTGATCAACATCGGCGCCAGATTTGATGACCGGGTGACGGGTAAACTTGACGGCTTTGCGCCGAATGCGAAAATCGTCCATATCGATATCGACCCTGCTGAAATCGGCAAGAACGTTCCAACCGACATTCCAATTGTCGGGGATTGTAAGACAGTGCTTGAAATGATCAACCCGGATGTACCGGCTGCAATGAAAGCCGACGCTTGGAGAGATCAGATCCGTAAGTGGAAAGCGGAATATCCGTATAAATATACGGATTCGGATGAAGTTCTGAAGCCGCAGTGGGTTATCGAAATGCTGAACGATACGACGGACGGCGAAGCGATTGTAACAACGGACGTAGGTCAGCATCAAATGTGGTCTGCTCAGTATTACAAGTTCAATCAGCCGCGCTCATGGATTACTTCGGGCGGCCTTGGAACGATGGGCTTCGGCTTCCCTTCAGCGATTGGTGCCCAGATGGCGCATCCCGACCGGTTGGTCATTTCGATTAACGGGGATGGCGGCATGCAGATGTGTTCGCAGGAACTTGCGATCTGTGCCATCAACAACATTCCTGTAAAGATAGTCGTGATCAACAATCAAGTACTTGGAATGGTTCGTCAGTGGCAGGAACTGATCTACGACAATCGTTACAGTCACATCGACCTGTCAGGAAGTCCTGACTTCGTGAAACTTGCTGAAGCTTACGGGGTGAAGGGCTTGAGAGCTACAACCAAGGAAGAAGCACGCGCCGCTTGGGCAGAGGCATTGGAAACTCCGGGACCTGTACTCATCGATTTCGTGGTAGAGAAAGGCGAAAACGTATATCCGATGGTAACCCAGGGCTCAACAATTGATCAAATGCTGATGGGGGATGCGTAA
- the rplT gene encoding 50S ribosomal protein L20, translated as MARVKGGFVVRRRHKKVLKLAKGYFGSKHRIFKTANEQVMKSMVYAYRDRRQTKRNFRKLWIVRINAAARLNGLSYSKMMHGLKLAGVDINRKMLADLAVNDLTAFNSLATVAKDKVNA; from the coding sequence ATGGCACGAGTTAAGGGCGGATTTGTTGTTCGTCGTAGACATAAAAAAGTATTGAAACTTGCTAAAGGTTATTTCGGTTCCAAACACCGTATTTTCAAAACAGCTAACGAACAGGTTATGAAATCCATGGTATACGCATACCGTGATCGTCGTCAAACGAAACGTAACTTCCGCAAACTGTGGATCGTACGTATCAATGCTGCTGCACGCCTGAATGGCTTGTCCTACAGCAAAATGATGCACGGCCTGAAACTGGCTGGTGTGGACATCAACCGCAAAATGCTGGCTGATCTGGCTGTAAACGACCTGACTGCGTTCAATTCTTTGGCAACTGTAGCAAAAGATAAAGTGAACGCTTAA
- a CDS encoding alpha/beta hydrolase: MQSETFTMLNTQAMNIFVYQWLPDPDTDIKAVLQIAHGMCETGARYEELASLLTEHGYAVYVHDHRGHGRTAENLDTLGDPGENGFEGMIEDLVLLSTVIKERHPQLPHYLLGHSMGSFITQKIMCTHSHHFDGFLLSGSNGPRALLSVGENLAAAQVRIKGAAHRSVLINAIVFGPYNKGFGPVRTPFDWLSSDPEEVDLYVNDPYCGQVCSARFFQEFFGLLRQIHKPALLSNLVKDKPIYIFSGDEDPVGLRGKGVRNLIELYQKLGVEQLEYRLYPGGRHEMLHEVNRDEVATHVLDWLERHVPDLDKEAPTAEPVL, translated from the coding sequence ATGCAATCCGAGACGTTTACCATGTTGAACACCCAGGCGATGAACATATTTGTATATCAATGGCTTCCAGATCCGGACACGGATATTAAGGCAGTTCTTCAAATCGCTCACGGTATGTGTGAAACGGGAGCGCGTTATGAGGAGCTGGCTTCCCTACTTACGGAGCATGGATATGCCGTTTATGTCCACGATCATCGTGGTCACGGTAGAACGGCTGAAAATCTTGATACTTTGGGTGATCCCGGCGAGAATGGATTTGAAGGGATGATCGAAGATTTGGTCCTCCTTTCTACCGTTATTAAGGAAAGACACCCTCAGCTTCCGCATTATTTGCTCGGGCACAGCATGGGATCTTTCATTACGCAAAAGATTATGTGCACACACAGCCACCATTTTGACGGGTTTCTCCTCTCTGGTTCCAATGGCCCTCGGGCCCTGCTCAGCGTCGGTGAAAATCTCGCTGCTGCTCAGGTCAGAATAAAGGGTGCTGCCCACCGGAGTGTATTGATCAATGCGATTGTGTTCGGGCCTTATAACAAAGGCTTTGGCCCTGTCCGAACTCCTTTCGACTGGTTGTCCAGTGATCCGGAAGAGGTAGACCTCTATGTGAACGACCCGTACTGCGGACAAGTGTGCTCTGCTCGTTTCTTCCAAGAGTTTTTCGGTCTGCTGCGGCAGATTCACAAGCCTGCACTTCTAAGCAACCTTGTGAAAGACAAACCGATATATATCTTTTCCGGTGACGAAGATCCGGTCGGCCTGCGAGGAAAAGGTGTACGCAACCTCATTGAGTTGTACCAGAAACTCGGAGTTGAGCAATTGGAATACCGTCTGTACCCCGGCGGTCGCCATGAAATGCTTCATGAAGTCAACCGGGATGAAGTCGCTACACATGTGCTGGATTGGTTGGAGCGGCATGTACCTGACCTTGATAAAGAGGCTCCTACTGCAGAGCCTGTTTTGTAA
- a CDS encoding tRNA (mnm(5)s(2)U34)-methyltransferase, with amino-acid sequence MGFLSVLSYAHKLATERLQPGGIAIDATAGTGADTLFLAKTTGPRGRVFAFDIQEEALTLTRQRFTKEPAEQLAEVSLHLASHSLMKSSIPAEYHGKVSVIMFNLGYLPADRSDKQIITLPESTLSALESSLEMLAPGGVVTVVLYPGHEGGRQEAAAVEDWASALSPRTAQAIMYRGIQRPDAPYLIALERKKTL; translated from the coding sequence ATGGGCTTCCTTTCCGTTTTGAGTTATGCCCATAAACTGGCTACTGAGCGTCTTCAGCCCGGAGGTATCGCAATCGATGCTACAGCAGGTACCGGAGCAGACACACTGTTTCTTGCCAAAACGACCGGTCCCCGTGGCCGTGTCTTCGCTTTCGACATTCAAGAGGAGGCCTTGACCCTAACCCGTCAAAGATTTACAAAAGAGCCTGCCGAACAACTAGCCGAAGTATCTTTGCACCTTGCCAGCCATTCCCTCATGAAGAGCTCCATCCCGGCCGAATATCACGGCAAGGTGTCTGTTATAATGTTCAACCTTGGATATCTGCCAGCCGATCGGTCAGATAAACAAATCATTACTCTGCCGGAAAGCACTCTCTCGGCACTGGAAAGCTCTCTAGAAATGCTCGCTCCTGGCGGCGTTGTGACGGTTGTCCTTTATCCAGGACATGAAGGCGGCAGACAAGAAGCAGCAGCGGTGGAGGATTGGGCATCCGCCCTTTCCCCGCGCACTGCTCAAGCTATTATGTATCGCGGTATTCAACGTCCCGATGCACCTTATCTCATTGCGCTGGAGCGAAAAAAAACGTTATGA
- a CDS encoding type I phosphomannose isomerase catalytic subunit: protein MTKPYPLLFQPEFKERVWGGRALEQFGLNIPEGHIGEGWMIADHPNGTTSVVRGELAGLGLDQVREQFGAEWFGKKGFSEVNGRFPLLIKLLDCNDDLSVQVHPTDDYEGLPKGELGKTEMWYVLDAKPDAKIIYGLKEGVTREDLRKALEDGTVMDSLQEVPVKAGDTFYIPAGTVHALCAGVVVAEIQQNSDTTYRIFDYNRPGLDGKPRELHIEDSLNVTAYEGSGASTMSTDNAVPGKWLELAKSPYFIVEKGIVEGPWNLTTTEDSFTILVMCNGEGTLKWDGGSQAYTSGQCFLLPANLGSYTLEGNSTVLRSYLP from the coding sequence ATGACAAAACCGTATCCGCTGTTATTTCAACCTGAATTTAAAGAACGTGTATGGGGCGGGCGTGCCCTTGAACAATTCGGTCTTAACATACCTGAAGGCCATATCGGCGAAGGTTGGATGATCGCAGACCATCCGAACGGAACGACTTCCGTTGTCAGAGGGGAGCTGGCTGGACTCGGTTTGGATCAGGTTCGCGAACAATTCGGTGCTGAATGGTTTGGCAAAAAGGGCTTCTCTGAAGTTAACGGCCGCTTTCCACTGCTGATTAAGCTGCTGGATTGCAATGATGATCTGTCCGTTCAAGTACATCCGACAGATGATTATGAAGGATTGCCAAAAGGCGAATTGGGAAAAACAGAAATGTGGTACGTGCTGGATGCTAAACCGGACGCCAAAATTATTTACGGGCTGAAAGAAGGCGTTACCCGCGAGGATCTCAGAAAAGCGCTGGAAGACGGTACAGTTATGGATTCTCTCCAGGAAGTACCTGTGAAAGCTGGTGATACTTTTTACATTCCGGCTGGAACTGTCCATGCCCTCTGTGCCGGCGTTGTCGTAGCCGAAATCCAGCAAAATTCCGACACAACTTACCGGATATTCGATTATAACCGTCCAGGACTCGATGGCAAGCCTCGTGAACTCCATATTGAGGATTCATTGAATGTCACTGCATATGAAGGATCGGGTGCCTCAACCATGAGCACAGACAATGCGGTGCCTGGAAAATGGCTAGAATTAGCCAAGTCGCCATATTTTATCGTTGAAAAAGGCATTGTAGAGGGTCCTTGGAACCTCACTACGACCGAAGATAGCTTTACGATTCTGGTTATGTGTAACGGAGAAGGCACCCTTAAATGGGATGGAGGGTCCCAAGCTTATACATCTGGACAATGCTTCCTGCTGCCTGCAAACCTCGGATCCTACACACTGGAAGGAAATTCAACGGTTCTTCGTTCTTATCTGCCTTAA
- a CDS encoding TIGR01212 family radical SAM protein (This family includes YhcC from E. coli K-12, an uncharacterized radical SAM protein.), producing the protein MNTSLTPTPLMWGDKRFHTWNYEMRNQFQDKVFKVMLDAGFTCPNRDGTIAKGGCTFCSARGSGDFAGRRRDDLVTQFNTIRDKQHQKWPHAKYIGYFQAYTNTYAPVEELREYFEVILEQPGVVGLSIATRPDCLPDDVIEYLAELNERTYLWVEMGLQTIHNSTSELINRAHDTECYLEAVEKLRKHNIRVCTHIIYGLPQESHEMMLDTGRAVSKMDVQGIKIHLLHLMRKTPMVKQYEAGLLRFLEQDEYIKLIVDTLEFLPPEMTVHRLTGDAPRDLLIGPLWSLKKWEVLNAIDAELKQRDTWQGKMWRES; encoded by the coding sequence ATGAATACATCTCTTACACCTACTCCGCTCATGTGGGGCGATAAACGATTTCATACATGGAATTATGAAATGCGCAACCAGTTTCAGGATAAAGTGTTCAAGGTTATGCTTGACGCCGGCTTTACTTGCCCGAACCGAGACGGCACGATTGCCAAAGGAGGCTGCACTTTCTGCAGTGCCCGAGGTTCAGGGGATTTTGCTGGACGAAGACGGGACGATCTGGTGACCCAATTCAATACCATTCGGGACAAGCAGCATCAGAAATGGCCTCATGCGAAGTATATTGGCTATTTTCAAGCTTATACTAATACCTATGCCCCTGTAGAAGAACTTCGGGAATATTTTGAGGTCATTTTGGAGCAGCCCGGCGTGGTTGGATTATCCATTGCTACCCGGCCTGACTGTCTTCCTGATGATGTCATCGAATACTTGGCCGAACTGAACGAGCGAACCTATCTGTGGGTAGAAATGGGGCTGCAAACGATCCACAACTCAACCTCTGAGCTCATTAACCGTGCTCATGATACTGAGTGCTATTTGGAGGCTGTAGAGAAACTCCGCAAACATAACATCCGGGTGTGCACCCACATTATTTACGGTCTACCCCAGGAAAGCCATGAAATGATGCTCGACACCGGACGAGCTGTCTCTAAGATGGACGTTCAGGGTATCAAGATCCACCTGCTTCATCTTATGCGCAAAACTCCAATGGTGAAGCAGTATGAAGCTGGGCTTCTGCGTTTTCTAGAGCAGGATGAGTACATCAAGCTGATTGTTGATACATTAGAATTTTTGCCGCCGGAAATGACTGTTCACCGCCTGACTGGAGACGCCCCTCGCGATCTGTTGATCGGACCGCTGTGGAGCTTGAAGAAATGGGAAGTACTTAACGCCATTGATGCCGAGTTAAAGCAACGTGATACATGGCAGGGTAAAATGTGGAGGGAGTCCTGA
- the ilvN gene encoding acetolactate synthase small subunit, with protein sequence MSLKHTIAVLVNDQPGVLQRVAGLFGRRGFNIESITVGQSEEAGLSRMVIVTTGDDTTLEQIEKQLYKLIDVIKVIDLSSKPMVARELALIKVKAEPASRPEILGVVDTFRASVVDIGAVNMMVQVVGDTEKIDAMIELLKPYGIRELTRTGATAMIRGNA encoded by the coding sequence ATGAGTTTAAAACATACCATAGCTGTACTCGTAAACGATCAGCCTGGCGTCCTCCAGCGGGTTGCCGGATTGTTCGGCCGGAGAGGTTTCAACATTGAGAGCATTACAGTAGGTCAGTCGGAAGAAGCCGGTTTGTCCCGTATGGTCATCGTTACAACAGGTGATGACACGACACTGGAACAAATTGAGAAGCAGCTGTACAAACTGATTGATGTTATCAAAGTTATCGATCTAAGTTCCAAGCCAATGGTAGCCAGAGAGTTGGCGTTGATTAAAGTTAAGGCCGAGCCTGCATCACGGCCGGAAATACTTGGCGTTGTCGATACATTCCGAGCATCGGTTGTTGACATTGGCGCTGTAAACATGATGGTACAGGTTGTTGGTGATACAGAAAAAATCGATGCAATGATCGAACTGCTTAAGCCATACGGAATCCGGGAACTTACCCGGACCGGCGCTACCGCGATGATCCGCGGCAACGCGTAA
- the trmB gene encoding tRNA (guanosine(46)-N7)-methyltransferase TrmB: protein MRLRGRKGIRENLEQQEDLVVLDPRQYKGKWASLFGNDKPIHVEFGMGKGQFISQMSYKHQDVNFIGVDMYDELIRRASEKGRNVWSAEDVVTPPNLKLALMNIENVEEVFEPGELERIYLNFSDPWPKTKHGRRRLTHPRFLDKYRTILNERGQIHFKTDSVSLFEFSLNAFSDYGLQMTNISLDLHREGLNEEFVMTEYETKFVGQGIKIHRCEVIVGQEALSEYKVERLKKYGM, encoded by the coding sequence ATGCGTCTACGCGGAAGAAAAGGAATCCGGGAAAATCTGGAGCAGCAGGAGGATTTGGTTGTTCTGGATCCCCGGCAATATAAAGGGAAGTGGGCTTCTCTGTTTGGTAATGACAAACCGATTCATGTGGAATTCGGTATGGGCAAAGGGCAGTTTATCAGCCAAATGAGTTACAAGCACCAGGATGTGAATTTTATCGGGGTGGATATGTACGATGAGCTGATTCGACGGGCAAGTGAGAAGGGGCGCAATGTTTGGTCAGCTGAGGACGTAGTTACACCGCCCAATCTGAAGCTCGCTCTGATGAATATTGAGAATGTGGAGGAAGTGTTTGAACCCGGGGAGCTTGAGCGGATTTATTTGAATTTCAGTGATCCATGGCCAAAAACCAAGCACGGTCGCCGGCGGTTAACTCATCCAAGATTTCTTGATAAATACAGAACAATTCTGAATGAGCGCGGCCAGATCCATTTTAAGACAGATTCCGTCAGTTTATTTGAATTCTCCCTAAATGCATTTTCGGATTATGGACTGCAAATGACCAACATTTCGCTTGATCTTCACCGGGAAGGGTTGAATGAAGAATTTGTAATGACGGAGTATGAAACAAAATTTGTCGGACAAGGAATTAAAATTCACCGTTGCGAGGTCATTGTTGGGCAAGAAGCGTTGTCAGAGTACAAGGTTGAACGCTTGAAAAAATACGGGATGTAA
- the infC gene encoding translation initiation factor IF-3 translates to MINDEIRAKEVRLVGAEGEQIGIKSTREALQMAIDLNLDLVNVAPQAKPPVCRIMDYGKFRYEQQKKEKEARKNQKIVDIKEVWFRANIEEHDYQTKLRNVVKFLKEGDKVKCSVRFRGREITHASIGQKILERVKEEVVELCIVERQPKLEGRSMIMILAPKA, encoded by the coding sequence ATGATCAATGACGAAATTCGGGCGAAGGAAGTACGTTTGGTCGGTGCAGAAGGCGAACAAATCGGTATTAAGTCAACTCGCGAAGCACTGCAAATGGCGATTGATCTCAATCTTGATCTGGTGAACGTGGCCCCGCAGGCGAAGCCGCCTGTATGTCGCATCATGGACTACGGTAAATTCCGTTATGAACAGCAGAAGAAAGAGAAGGAAGCCCGCAAGAACCAGAAGATCGTTGATATCAAGGAAGTATGGTTCCGAGCTAACATTGAGGAGCACGATTACCAAACGAAGCTTCGCAATGTCGTGAAGTTTCTTAAAGAAGGCGACAAGGTGAAATGCTCCGTGCGTTTCCGCGGTCGTGAAATCACACACGCCAGTATTGGTCAGAAGATTTTGGAGCGTGTAAAAGAAGAAGTTGTTGAACTGTGCATCGTGGAGCGCCAGCCTAAGCTGGAAGGCCGCAGCATGATTATGATCTTGGCTCCTAAAGCCTAA